The proteins below are encoded in one region of Psychrilyobacter piezotolerans:
- the rpoC gene encoding DNA-directed RNA polymerase subunit beta', translating to MGIKNFEKIRIKLASPEKIQEWSFGEVTKPETINYRTLNPEFDGLFCERIFGPTKDWECACGKYKRMRYKGLVCEKCGVEVTKSKVRRERMGHIQLAAPVAHIWYSKGTPNKMALLIGISPKELESVLYFARYLVLSPADTGLEVGKILTEREYKLYRQQHGKAFEAKMGAEGILKLLERIDLKKLAQELEKDFEEVTSAQKRKKLVKRLKVVRDLLSSENSPAWMILKSVPIIPADLRPMVQLDGGRFATSDLNDLYRRVINRNNRLKKLLDIGAPEIVVKNEKRMLQEAVDALIDNGRRGKPVVAQNNRELKSLSDMLKGKQGRFRQNLLGKRVDYSARSVIVVGPTLKLHECGIPKKMALELYKPFIMRELVKREIAGTIKTAKKLVEDADDCVWEVIEDVIADHPVLLNRAPTLHRLSIQAFQPVLIEGKAIRLHPLACAAFNADFDGDQMAVHLVLSPESIMEAKTLMMASNNIIALSNGEPIIVPSQDMVMGCFYMTKEKPGAKGEGMNFSNKNQAITAYQNKIIETHAIINVRMGKDEDRKMVTTTVGRLLFNALLPAEVKRYDVTFGKKQLKDLITDLFKTQGFTITAKLINDIKDFGFHYACFAGITVGIEDMTIPETKKAILAKADQDVADINRAYKAGEIINEERYRRTVAIWSQATEDVTTDMMKGLDDFNPVNMMANSGARGSIAQMRQLAAMRGLMADTTGKIIEVPIKANFREGLTVMEFFMSSHGARKGLADTALRTADSGYLTRRLVDISHEVIVNEDDCETYENIEVANLISEGKIIEYLHERILGRVIAIDLYHNDELLYPRGTMMDEKVAQIIVDKGVRSVKIRSPLTCALEKGVCRKCYGRDLSNHRDILLGEAVGVIAAQSIGEPGTQLTMRTFHTGGVASTSIAQNTIKTENDGVVEFQEIRTLLNKETNELQVVSQGSKIIVGTYEYTVTTGSILRVEEGQTVKAGDTLTEFDPYNIPIIAEKDGRIEYRELFIKEIYDEKYDVTEYLAIKPVETGDVNPRVIIFNSKDEKVAEYVIPYGAYLLMKEGDKVYEGDIISKIIPETSGTKDITGGLPRVQELFEARNPKGKAILTQIDGKVEVTGKKKKGQRIILVRSIEDSEIVKEYLIPMGEHLIVTDGMVVKAGDKLIEGVISPHDVLEIKGLVEAEQFILESVQQVYRDQGVSVNDKHIEIIVKQMFKKVIILKAGGSLFLEEEVIEKRVADLENNILRKAGKKEIEYRSVIQGITKAAVNTDSFISAASFQETTKVLSNAAIEGKEDYLEGLKENVIMGKRIPAGTGFHEYEDLHIKTVEEK from the coding sequence GGGTTGAAGTAACTAAATCAAAGGTAAGAAGAGAAAGAATGGGACACATCCAATTAGCGGCACCGGTAGCACATATCTGGTACTCTAAAGGAACTCCTAATAAGATGGCTCTTTTAATCGGTATATCTCCAAAGGAATTAGAATCGGTACTTTACTTTGCTAGATACTTAGTATTAAGTCCTGCTGATACTGGTTTAGAAGTTGGAAAAATATTAACTGAGAGAGAATATAAGTTATACAGACAGCAGCATGGAAAAGCTTTTGAAGCTAAGATGGGTGCTGAAGGTATCTTAAAATTATTGGAAAGAATAGATCTTAAAAAATTAGCTCAAGAATTAGAGAAGGATTTTGAAGAGGTTACTTCTGCTCAAAAAAGAAAGAAATTAGTTAAGAGATTAAAAGTTGTAAGAGACTTATTATCTTCTGAAAACAGCCCTGCCTGGATGATACTTAAGAGTGTTCCTATCATTCCTGCTGATCTTAGACCAATGGTACAATTAGATGGTGGAAGATTTGCGACTTCAGACTTAAATGATCTATATAGAAGAGTAATCAACAGAAATAACAGATTGAAGAAGTTATTGGATATTGGTGCACCTGAGATCGTAGTAAAAAATGAAAAAAGAATGCTGCAAGAAGCTGTAGATGCCCTTATCGACAACGGTAGAAGAGGTAAACCAGTAGTAGCTCAAAATAATAGAGAGTTAAAGTCATTATCAGATATGCTTAAAGGTAAGCAGGGAAGATTCAGACAAAACTTACTAGGAAAACGTGTGGACTACTCAGCAAGATCGGTAATCGTAGTAGGACCAACGTTAAAATTACACGAATGTGGAATTCCTAAGAAGATGGCATTGGAATTATACAAGCCATTTATCATGAGAGAATTAGTAAAGAGAGAGATCGCTGGAACTATCAAGACTGCTAAGAAATTAGTAGAAGATGCAGATGACTGTGTATGGGAAGTAATTGAAGATGTAATCGCTGATCATCCAGTATTATTGAACAGAGCCCCAACACTGCATAGATTATCTATCCAAGCTTTCCAACCGGTATTAATTGAAGGTAAAGCAATCAGATTACATCCATTAGCATGTGCAGCATTCAATGCCGACTTCGATGGAGACCAAATGGCAGTTCATTTAGTATTATCACCTGAATCTATCATGGAAGCGAAAACTCTTATGATGGCTTCAAATAATATCATAGCACTATCAAATGGGGAACCTATAATTGTACCGTCTCAGGATATGGTAATGGGTTGTTTCTATATGACAAAAGAAAAGCCAGGAGCTAAAGGAGAAGGAATGAACTTCTCAAATAAGAACCAGGCTATCACAGCTTACCAAAATAAAATCATCGAAACACACGCAATTATTAATGTAAGAATGGGTAAAGACGAAGATAGAAAGATGGTAACTACAACTGTAGGAAGACTTTTATTCAACGCACTATTACCAGCTGAAGTTAAGAGATATGATGTAACATTTGGTAAGAAGCAGTTAAAAGACTTGATCACAGACCTGTTTAAAACTCAAGGATTTACTATTACAGCTAAGTTAATCAATGATATCAAAGACTTCGGTTTCCACTATGCATGTTTCGCAGGAATAACTGTAGGAATAGAAGATATGACGATTCCTGAAACTAAAAAAGCTATCTTAGCAAAAGCTGACCAAGATGTAGCTGATATCAATAGAGCTTATAAAGCCGGAGAGATCATAAACGAAGAAAGATATAGAAGAACAGTTGCAATCTGGTCACAAGCTACCGAAGATGTAACTACAGACATGATGAAAGGTCTAGACGACTTTAACCCGGTAAACATGATGGCCAACTCAGGTGCCAGAGGTTCCATCGCACAGATGAGACAACTAGCTGCCATGAGAGGACTAATGGCTGATACAACTGGTAAGATCATCGAAGTACCTATCAAAGCCAACTTTAGAGAAGGACTGACAGTAATGGAATTCTTCATGTCATCACATGGAGCAAGAAAAGGACTGGCAGATACGGCTCTGAGAACAGCTGACTCAGGTTACTTAACAAGAAGATTAGTAGATATATCACATGAAGTTATTGTAAATGAAGACGACTGTGAAACTTATGAAAACATCGAAGTTGCCAATCTGATCTCGGAAGGTAAGATCATTGAATACCTACATGAAAGAATTTTAGGTAGAGTAATAGCAATAGATCTTTATCATAACGATGAATTATTATACCCTAGAGGTACAATGATGGATGAGAAGGTAGCGCAAATTATCGTAGATAAAGGTGTTAGATCGGTTAAGATCAGATCTCCGTTGACATGTGCTCTTGAAAAGGGAGTTTGTAGAAAGTGTTACGGTAGAGATTTATCTAACCACAGAGATATCCTGTTAGGAGAAGCTGTAGGAGTAATCGCAGCCCAATCTATCGGAGAACCTGGTACACAGCTTACAATGAGAACTTTCCATACAGGAGGAGTTGCATCGACATCGATCGCTCAAAATACTATCAAAACAGAAAACGATGGAGTTGTAGAATTCCAAGAGATTAGAACTTTATTGAATAAGGAAACTAATGAACTACAAGTAGTTTCTCAAGGGTCTAAGATAATCGTTGGAACATATGAATATACAGTAACAACTGGTTCGATCCTAAGAGTAGAGGAAGGACAAACAGTTAAAGCTGGAGATACACTGACAGAATTTGACCCATACAATATCCCTATCATCGCTGAAAAAGATGGTAGAATTGAGTATAGAGAACTATTCATCAAAGAAATATATGATGAAAAATATGATGTTACCGAATATCTTGCAATCAAACCGGTAGAAACTGGAGACGTCAACCCAAGAGTTATTATATTTAACTCTAAGGATGAAAAAGTTGCAGAATATGTAATTCCATATGGTGCATACTTATTGATGAAAGAGGGAGATAAAGTATATGAAGGAGATATCATATCTAAAATAATCCCGGAAACATCAGGAACAAAAGATATCACTGGTGGTCTTCCAAGAGTACAGGAATTATTCGAGGCTAGAAATCCTAAAGGTAAAGCTATCTTAACTCAAATTGATGGTAAGGTAGAAGTTACTGGTAAGAAGAAGAAAGGTCAGAGAATAATCTTAGTAAGATCTATAGAAGATTCTGAGATAGTTAAAGAATACTTGATTCCAATGGGAGAGCATTTAATTGTTACCGATGGAATGGTAGTTAAAGCCGGAGACAAGTTGATTGAAGGTGTTATTTCACCACATGACGTACTTGAGATCAAAGGTTTAGTAGAAGCAGAGCAATTTATCCTGGAATCTGTACAACAAGTATATAGAGACCAGGGAGTTTCGGTAAACGATAAGCATATCGAGATCATTGTTAAGCAGATGTTTAAGAAAGTAATAATCTTAAAGGCTGGAGGTTCATTATTCTTAGAGGAAGAAGTTATTGAAAAGAGAGTAGCAGACCTTGAGAATAATATCCTTAGAAAAGCTGGAAAGAAAGAAATAGAGTATAGATCTGTAATCCAAGGTATTACCAAGGCAGCAGTAAATACTGATAGTTTCATCTCAGCAGCATCATTCCAAGAAACTACTAAGGTACTTTCAAATGCAGCAATTGAAGGAAAAGAAGATTACTTAGAAGGATTGAAGGAAAATGTAATCATGGGTAAGAGAATACCAGCAGGTACGGGATTCCATGAATACGAAGATTTACATATAAAGACTGTAGAAGAAAAATAA
- the rpoZ gene encoding DNA-directed RNA polymerase subunit omega, whose product MKKKVTYDELLEKIPNKYKLAMTLGKRYGQIVAGEPLLVKPRKKDTIAEIASREVLEEKVQLVRGKIEG is encoded by the coding sequence ATGAAAAAGAAAGTAACTTATGATGAATTATTAGAAAAAATACCGAATAAATATAAATTAGCAATGACTCTGGGTAAAAGATATGGTCAAATAGTAGCTGGAGAACCTCTTTTAGTAAAACCAAGAAAAAAAGATACTATAGCAGAAATAGCAAGCAGGGAAGTATTGGAAGAAAAGGTACAATTAGTGAGAGGAAAAATAGAGGGATAA
- the gmk gene encoding guanylate kinase, with translation MGRGRLFVVSGPSGAGKSTVCKQVRRDLNINLATSATTRSPREGEEEGREYYFLTLKEFEKRIENDEFLEYANVHGNYYGTLKSEAESRLSRGENVVLEIDVQGGIQIKKRFEDACLVFFKAPTEKILEERLRGRGTEAEETVQLRLKNSLKEMAFEDEYDHVIVNETVDKSVSELIEIIRKESN, from the coding sequence ATGGGAAGAGGAAGGTTATTTGTTGTGTCCGGTCCAAGTGGGGCGGGAAAATCAACGGTATGTAAACAAGTTCGCAGAGACCTAAATATTAATTTGGCTACATCAGCAACTACTAGATCTCCTAGAGAAGGGGAAGAAGAAGGCAGGGAATATTATTTTTTAACTTTGAAAGAATTTGAAAAAAGAATAGAAAATGATGAATTTTTAGAGTATGCCAATGTACATGGAAATTATTACGGAACATTAAAATCTGAAGCAGAGTCCAGGTTAAGCCGTGGAGAAAATGTAGTTTTAGAGATAGACGTACAAGGTGGAATTCAAATAAAAAAAAGATTTGAAGATGCATGTTTAGTTTTCTTTAAAGCTCCTACAGAAAAAATATTGGAAGAAAGACTTCGTGGAAGGGGTACTGAAGCTGAAGAAACGGTACAGCTGAGGTTGAAAAATTCACTAAAAGAAATGGCTTTTGAAGATGAATATGATCATGTGATAGTCAATGAAACTGTGGATAAATCTGTATCGGAATTGATAGAAATAATAAGAAAAGAAAGCAACTAA